A genomic stretch from Pseudomonadota bacterium includes:
- a CDS encoding mechanosensitive ion channel family protein, whose translation MLFYTMAMKNILEHLGNMGLYDRFFDSILALVFFVLLRWVLVRIFLRFPHDKHKEFLWRKTATYCSAFVLILLLAFVWLRAFNSLSTYFGLLSAGLAVALKDPLTNIAGWLFILVRKPFEIGDRVQVGDYAGDVVDIDVFQFTLMESGTSGVSKDMRTGRLVKISNSAVFTEPQVNFTKGWFEYIWNTIEVSVTFESNWKKARTILEEIVTAESEDTGRKAKETIGEASEKYMVLDMSLEPRVLAGVGENGVVLTAIYLCDPRIRRMSSSKVWEQLLERFSGEDDIAFAYLTQRSFSNITEGKKGTGLEGKSP comes from the coding sequence CTTTATGACAGGTTTTTTGATTCCATCCTGGCCTTAGTCTTTTTTGTCCTTCTTCGTTGGGTATTGGTGAGAATTTTTCTCCGGTTTCCCCATGACAAACACAAAGAGTTTCTCTGGCGAAAAACAGCCACATACTGTTCTGCATTTGTTCTTATCCTTCTCCTTGCATTTGTCTGGCTTCGCGCTTTTAATTCCCTGAGCACTTACTTCGGTCTCTTGTCGGCAGGTCTGGCTGTTGCCCTGAAGGATCCTCTCACGAATATTGCCGGGTGGCTGTTTATTCTTGTCCGGAAACCTTTCGAAATAGGTGACAGGGTTCAGGTCGGGGACTATGCTGGAGATGTCGTCGATATCGATGTTTTCCAATTTACACTGATGGAATCGGGTACCTCCGGGGTTTCCAAAGACATGCGAACGGGACGGCTCGTAAAAATTTCGAATAGTGCGGTGTTTACGGAACCCCAGGTCAATTTCACCAAGGGGTGGTTTGAATATATCTGGAACACCATTGAGGTAAGTGTTACCTTCGAGAGCAACTGGAAAAAAGCCAGGACTATCCTTGAAGAGATCGTGACCGCTGAGAGCGAAGATACAGGCAGAAAAGCAAAGGAGACTATAGGTGAGGCATCGGAAAAGTATATGGTTCTTGATATGAGTCTGGAGCCCCGTGTACTTGCTGGAGTTGGTGAAAATGGCGTGGTGCTCACAGCCATCTATCTTTGCGATCCCCGTATCCGGAGAATGTCATCCAGTAAGGTCTGGGAGCAACTGCTGGAGAGGTTTTCGGGGGAAGACGACATAGCTTTTGCGTATCTTACCCAGAGGAGTTTCAGTAATATCACCGAGGGGAAGAAAGGAACCGGATTAGAAGGCAAGTCTCCCTGA